A region from the Gemmatimonadota bacterium genome encodes:
- a CDS encoding polymer-forming cytoskeletal protein, with protein sequence MLKLLFRSTLTAFGLALLVAPSAVEAQLRDVVSKEVAVGRSEAALRLEFSDDGTLEIAFEDGVVLIDGVVVGMFEPGDDLEAAWRSLLGQAVSLDDGELAVMLSDWSVPAELAGELADLAQEVDRALEDALSAFDVAVSSNPTTVPATITGTPGSLLSLFLNATGELGLLGEALAGLRGEFVIHVDEDVVVPAGTTVDGTLVVIQGDVSIGGEVDGDVIVVDGTLELLEESRVRGEVRLADARLLRNLGIVEEGLVDLLDEERDLEAEIRNRIREELQDEFRSQLRRELRDVTRLEFSDDDDGFSLMAPFRSVFRGVGELIKNLISILVLGLLGAGAVAFAGTNVDAIAETARRSPGRSAIVGLAGTLLLIPVWLLGTVALLVSIIGIPVAVAWLPLFPLAACAAGVMGYVVVARNTGEWLADSEYPWTGWIRKSNPIYTIFGGLFALMFAFMAANVISIAPFLGFLTGLLVFAGSVITFFAVQIGFGAVLLTRAGRRREWSSAYDADAAWEAAMEVDVDVDADATADQVAEGSDDA encoded by the coding sequence ATGCTCAAGCTTCTGTTTCGTAGCACTCTGACGGCCTTCGGCCTCGCCTTGCTGGTCGCACCGTCGGCGGTCGAGGCGCAGCTCCGCGATGTCGTATCGAAGGAGGTCGCAGTCGGTCGGTCGGAAGCCGCACTCCGACTCGAATTCTCCGACGACGGCACGCTCGAGATCGCTTTCGAGGACGGTGTGGTCCTGATCGATGGAGTCGTCGTCGGCATGTTCGAGCCGGGCGACGATCTGGAGGCCGCATGGCGGTCCCTGCTTGGCCAGGCCGTGTCCTTGGACGACGGCGAGCTCGCAGTCATGCTCTCAGACTGGTCGGTCCCCGCTGAGTTGGCGGGGGAGTTGGCCGACTTGGCACAGGAAGTCGACCGCGCGTTGGAAGACGCGCTGTCCGCGTTCGATGTCGCGGTCAGCAGCAACCCAACGACGGTGCCGGCGACGATCACAGGCACGCCTGGGTCCCTGCTTTCGCTGTTTCTCAACGCGACGGGCGAGCTCGGCTTGCTGGGGGAGGCGCTTGCGGGTTTGCGAGGCGAATTCGTCATTCATGTCGATGAGGACGTCGTCGTGCCCGCTGGCACGACCGTAGACGGCACGCTCGTGGTGATCCAGGGCGACGTGAGCATCGGGGGCGAAGTCGACGGCGACGTCATCGTGGTGGATGGCACGCTGGAGCTGCTCGAAGAGAGCCGAGTCCGCGGAGAGGTTCGCCTTGCCGACGCCCGCCTACTTCGCAATCTCGGCATCGTGGAAGAGGGTCTAGTCGATCTGCTCGACGAAGAGCGTGACCTCGAGGCCGAGATCCGGAACCGGATCCGCGAGGAATTGCAGGACGAGTTTCGGAGTCAGCTGCGCCGGGAACTGCGCGACGTGACCCGTCTGGAGTTCAGTGATGACGACGATGGCTTCTCGCTCATGGCCCCATTTCGTTCGGTCTTCCGAGGCGTCGGTGAGCTCATCAAGAACCTGATCAGCATCTTGGTGCTGGGCCTTCTCGGGGCGGGCGCGGTCGCTTTCGCGGGCACCAACGTGGACGCGATCGCCGAGACCGCTCGACGCTCTCCCGGCCGTTCGGCGATAGTCGGTTTGGCAGGCACGCTCCTGCTGATTCCCGTGTGGCTTCTCGGAACCGTCGCGCTCCTGGTCTCGATCATCGGGATTCCGGTAGCGGTCGCGTGGCTACCACTCTTTCCGCTGGCCGCTTGCGCAGCGGGCGTGATGGGGTACGTCGTGGTCGCCCGCAATACCGGCGAGTGGCTTGCCGACAGCGAATACCCGTGGACCGGCTGGATTCGGAAGTCGAACCCGATCTACACGATCTTCGGTGGGCTTTTTGCACTGATGTTCGCCTTCATGGCGGCCAACGTGATCTCGATCGCGCCGTTCCTCGGCTTCCTCACCGGACTACTCGTATTCGCGGGATCGGTGATCACCTTCTTCGCCGTCCAGATCGGATTCGGAGCAGTCCTGCTCACTCGGGCGGGTCGGCGCCGGGAGTGGTCGTCCGCGTATGACGCGGATGCCGCGTGGGAAGCCGCGATGGAGGTGGATGTCGACGTGGATGCCGACGCCACGGCTGACCAGGTAGCGGAGGGTTCCGACGATGCGTAA
- a CDS encoding insulinase family protein yields the protein MRDRPRPRLDRSIFARVAVACLLSLLAPRSAAAQLSPGERLPVRKVTLDNGMRLVILPRAGAPTVSFVLQYGVGGVNERLGTTGIAHLLEHMLFKGTTTVGTKNVEAELELFPLMDAAHDTLVRARAAGDSATVGRLDDRIAALEDSARVFVEASEFDRILTRAGAQGLNATTTNGSTIYFVELPSNRTELWFALEADRALNPIFREYYSERDVVTEERRMRVETSPGGMLREAHLATAFTMHPYGVPVVGYMSDLEALSRSDVETYYRRFYGPNNAVVAIVGDVDPDQVERWARDYLGPIPSGETPAPVTAVEPKQLGERRVVVEWDAEPALRIGWHVPAGVHDDAPALAILTSVLTGGRTSRLHRRLVLEDQIAGSIFSSLGPGSRYPQLLQIDTSPLAPHTTEELERAIYDEIARLATEGPEQNELERVRNQIAAGSIRRIQSNLGLAFQLAESVSLFGDWTETFRFSEQLRAVTADDVRRMARLYLTKQNRTVATLVKKEGT from the coding sequence GTGAGGGATCGCCCGCGTCCGCGCTTGGACCGTTCGATCTTCGCCCGGGTCGCTGTCGCGTGCCTCCTCTCGTTGCTCGCCCCTCGGTCGGCTGCCGCGCAGCTCTCTCCCGGCGAGCGACTGCCGGTACGGAAGGTCACGCTCGACAACGGAATGCGGCTCGTGATTCTGCCGCGCGCGGGCGCGCCGACCGTGTCGTTTGTCCTGCAGTACGGGGTGGGTGGCGTGAACGAGCGGCTGGGGACTACGGGGATCGCGCACCTACTTGAGCACATGCTCTTCAAGGGCACCACGACCGTCGGCACGAAGAACGTCGAAGCCGAACTCGAGCTCTTCCCGCTGATGGACGCAGCTCACGACACACTCGTGCGCGCCCGCGCGGCGGGCGACTCCGCGACCGTGGGTCGCCTCGACGACCGGATCGCCGCACTGGAGGACAGCGCCCGCGTCTTCGTCGAGGCCAGCGAGTTCGACCGCATCCTCACGCGCGCGGGCGCGCAGGGACTCAACGCCACGACCACCAATGGGTCCACAATCTACTTTGTGGAGCTGCCCTCGAACCGGACCGAACTGTGGTTCGCGCTCGAGGCCGACCGCGCGCTGAACCCGATCTTCCGGGAGTACTACTCCGAACGGGACGTGGTCACGGAGGAACGACGCATGCGCGTCGAGACGAGCCCGGGCGGGATGCTCCGCGAAGCACATCTGGCAACGGCGTTCACGATGCACCCTTACGGGGTCCCGGTGGTCGGCTACATGTCGGACCTGGAGGCGCTGAGCCGATCCGACGTCGAGACGTACTATCGGCGTTTTTATGGTCCGAACAACGCGGTCGTGGCCATCGTGGGCGACGTCGACCCGGATCAGGTCGAGCGCTGGGCACGGGACTACCTCGGCCCTATTCCGAGCGGGGAGACACCGGCTCCGGTCACCGCCGTCGAACCGAAGCAACTCGGTGAGCGGCGGGTGGTGGTCGAGTGGGACGCGGAACCCGCGCTTCGGATCGGCTGGCACGTGCCGGCCGGAGTCCACGACGACGCGCCGGCGCTAGCGATTCTCACTTCCGTGCTCACAGGCGGGCGCACTTCACGCCTGCATCGCCGTCTGGTCCTCGAGGACCAGATCGCGGGCAGCATCTTCTCCTCGCTCGGACCGGGCAGCCGGTATCCTCAGCTACTCCAGATCGACACGAGCCCGCTCGCACCTCACACCACGGAAGAGCTGGAGCGGGCGATCTACGACGAGATCGCGCGACTCGCTACCGAGGGACCCGAGCAGAACGAACTCGAACGGGTGAGAAACCAGATAGCGGCAGGGTCGATCCGGCGTATCCAATCGAACCTGGGGCTGGCGTTCCAACTCGCGGAATCGGTATCGCTCTTCGGGGACTGGACAGAGACGTTCCGTTTCTCCGAGCAGCTCCGAGCGGTCACGGCCGACGATGTTCGGCGGATGGCGCGACTGTACCTCACCAAGCAGAACCGCACGGTGGCGACCTTGGTCAAGAAGGAGGGCACATGA
- the purD gene encoding phosphoribosylamine--glycine ligase, producing MRILIVGNGGREHALLWKLRRDAPDAKFFATEPNGGMAPLCAPVQIAAGDIEALSGWAASHLIDLTVVGPEGPLAAGIVDRFEKKGLSIFGPSKDAARIESSKVFSKDLMRNAGIPTADYRTFTNLAGAEQWVRERGAPIVVKASGLAAGKGAIVCTTEREALEALRAMLGDLSFGEAGREVVVEEFMDGEEISVFAITDGANVVLLQPSQDHKRVGEGDTGPNTGGMGAYAPVSIATDAVVAEARQHVIEPTLRALAASGCPFRGVLYVGLMKTDAGLKVVEFNCRFGDPETQVVLPMMRGSLLDLLRTVAEGGTLTSGVSEALTGAAVSTVVASAGYPGPYEKGKTISIPGDLESDDCFVFHAGTRSDGGRLVTSGGRVLAVTALAPTVAGAADASRSAADRIVFEGAFSRTDIGWRERQRA from the coding sequence ATGCGAATCCTGATCGTAGGCAACGGCGGGCGCGAGCACGCCCTTCTCTGGAAGCTTCGCAGGGACGCCCCCGACGCGAAGTTCTTCGCCACCGAACCGAACGGCGGGATGGCGCCGCTCTGCGCCCCGGTCCAGATCGCGGCCGGAGACATCGAGGCGCTCTCCGGGTGGGCGGCGTCCCACCTGATCGACCTCACCGTCGTCGGACCCGAGGGGCCGCTGGCAGCGGGGATCGTGGACCGCTTCGAGAAGAAGGGGCTTTCGATCTTCGGGCCGAGCAAGGACGCCGCGCGCATCGAGTCGAGCAAGGTGTTCTCGAAGGATCTGATGCGGAACGCGGGCATACCGACCGCGGACTACCGCACGTTCACCAACCTGGCAGGCGCCGAGCAGTGGGTGCGGGAACGGGGAGCTCCGATCGTGGTGAAGGCGTCGGGTCTGGCGGCGGGCAAGGGAGCCATCGTGTGCACGACGGAGCGCGAGGCGCTCGAAGCGCTACGCGCGATGCTCGGTGATCTCAGCTTCGGCGAGGCCGGGCGCGAAGTCGTTGTCGAAGAGTTCATGGACGGCGAGGAAATCTCGGTCTTCGCGATCACGGACGGGGCGAACGTGGTTCTTCTGCAGCCGTCCCAGGACCACAAACGAGTGGGCGAAGGGGACACGGGTCCGAATACCGGAGGCATGGGCGCGTACGCTCCGGTCTCGATCGCGACCGACGCGGTGGTCGCCGAGGCTCGCCAACATGTCATCGAACCGACGCTGCGGGCGCTGGCAGCGAGCGGTTGTCCGTTCCGCGGAGTCCTCTACGTCGGGCTCATGAAAACGGATGCCGGCCTGAAAGTCGTCGAATTCAACTGCCGGTTCGGCGACCCGGAGACCCAGGTGGTACTGCCGATGATGCGTGGCTCGCTGCTCGACCTGCTGCGGACGGTGGCCGAGGGAGGCACACTGACGTCCGGCGTCTCCGAGGCTCTGACCGGCGCCGCAGTCTCGACCGTGGTCGCATCCGCGGGGTACCCCGGCCCGTACGAAAAGGGGAAAACGATTTCTATTCCGGGCGACCTCGAGTCGGACGATTGCTTCGTCTTCCATGCGGGCACGAGAAGCGACGGGGGACGGCTAGTCACATCCGGTGGACGAGTGCTCGCGGTCACCGCGTTGGCTCCGACCGTGGCCGGGGCTGCGGACGCCAGCCGGTCTGCCGCCGATCGAATCGTATTCGAGGGCGCCTTCAGTCGTACTGACATCGGTTGGAGGGAACGCCAACGTGCCTGA
- a CDS encoding M48 family metallopeptidase: MADDQDDTVDQTSDDGTQAGDDGAKARRILTDIAPHSWEHPADKAALQALRRIPVFDQILRKIFGFVPERFFRLAFQASSVKVGKNQFPKVYEIYRECLKTLDVEEEFPLYISQSPEVNAGAWGMDQPFIILNSGTVRLLDDDQLAYVIGHEIGHIVSDHVLYRTMTVILLNLATMGFPIVGLAARAILVALLEWQRKSELSSDRAGLLTVQDPEVVLSTMLKMAGGGTDEESSLQEYIIQAEEYREGGDVVDQVFKVLNLLGRTHPFYAIRVSELRAWIETGDYDRIVRGEYARRGEPDPAYKDDLKAAASSYVEDAKDFVDNITDAAKRMGSDFMSGFKK, translated from the coding sequence ATGGCGGACGATCAGGACGACACCGTAGACCAGACGAGCGACGATGGGACCCAAGCGGGCGACGATGGGGCGAAGGCGCGCCGCATCCTGACCGATATCGCGCCGCACTCCTGGGAACACCCGGCCGACAAGGCCGCACTCCAGGCGCTTCGGCGGATTCCGGTGTTCGACCAGATACTCAGAAAGATCTTCGGCTTCGTCCCCGAGCGGTTTTTCCGCCTGGCGTTCCAGGCGAGCTCGGTGAAGGTCGGCAAGAACCAGTTCCCAAAGGTCTATGAGATTTACAGGGAGTGCCTAAAGACGCTCGACGTCGAGGAGGAGTTTCCTCTCTACATCTCACAGAGCCCGGAGGTCAACGCAGGTGCTTGGGGGATGGACCAGCCCTTCATCATCCTGAACTCCGGCACCGTACGGCTCCTCGACGACGACCAGCTGGCCTATGTGATCGGTCACGAGATCGGTCACATCGTGAGCGATCACGTTCTTTACAGGACGATGACGGTGATCCTGCTCAACCTGGCGACGATGGGTTTCCCGATCGTCGGCTTGGCGGCACGCGCGATCTTGGTCGCTCTGCTCGAGTGGCAGCGCAAGTCCGAGCTCTCGTCCGACCGCGCCGGACTGCTCACGGTCCAGGACCCGGAGGTCGTGCTCAGCACGATGCTCAAGATGGCCGGTGGCGGGACGGACGAGGAGTCGAGCCTGCAGGAGTACATCATTCAGGCGGAGGAGTACCGTGAGGGCGGCGACGTCGTCGACCAGGTCTTCAAGGTGCTCAACCTCCTGGGTCGGACGCACCCGTTCTATGCGATCCGGGTGAGCGAGCTGCGGGCTTGGATCGAGACCGGCGACTACGACCGCATCGTGCGCGGGGAGTACGCACGCCGCGGCGAGCCCGATCCAGCATACAAGGACGACCTCAAGGCAGCCGCGTCGTCGTACGTCGAGGACGCGAAGGACTTCGTCGACAACATAACGGACGCCGCGAAGCGCATGGGCTCTGACTTCATGAGCGGCTTCAAGAAGTAG
- a CDS encoding sigma-70 family RNA polymerase sigma factor: MSLRASLGRGGRDGWHDSEGRDGLDSEARFRHEPKSKEGGSYGKRYGASTPGAAGAWLTHPRQDTDPLGALDYAQIDDRELATLAAGGREPAFRELLSRYERPVFSLIYRMVRDRALAEDLAQEAFIRAFNAIGTYKTSYKFSNWIFKIANNHTIDYLRKRKLDTISIHGSPHATTADEVSRSQLVLESKDENPQEFVENRELGGQIEEAIGELREEYRTVIQLRHVEGYAYDEIADIMELPLGTVKTYLHRARSELKKRLSHLVT; encoded by the coding sequence GTGTCGCTCAGGGCCTCGCTTGGGCGCGGCGGACGGGACGGATGGCATGACAGCGAGGGACGCGACGGCTTAGATTCGGAGGCCCGATTTCGACACGAGCCGAAGTCGAAGGAGGGCGGAAGTTACGGGAAGCGGTACGGGGCCTCAACGCCCGGAGCCGCCGGCGCGTGGCTCACTCACCCACGGCAGGACACGGATCCTCTGGGCGCCCTCGATTACGCACAGATCGATGATCGCGAGCTGGCCACGCTCGCGGCCGGTGGTCGCGAACCCGCGTTCCGCGAGTTGCTCTCCCGGTACGAGCGCCCGGTGTTCTCGCTCATCTACCGAATGGTGAGGGACCGAGCGCTGGCGGAGGACCTGGCGCAGGAAGCGTTCATTCGTGCGTTCAACGCGATCGGCACGTACAAAACCAGCTACAAGTTCAGCAACTGGATCTTCAAGATCGCGAACAACCACACCATCGATTACCTGCGCAAGCGAAAGCTCGATACAATCTCGATCCACGGATCGCCGCACGCGACGACCGCGGACGAAGTCTCGCGGTCGCAGTTGGTGCTCGAATCGAAGGACGAAAACCCTCAGGAATTCGTCGAGAACCGAGAGCTTGGTGGGCAGATCGAAGAGGCGATCGGAGAGCTCCGCGAGGAGTACCGTACCGTGATTCAGTTGCGCCATGTCGAGGGGTACGCCTACGACGAGATTGCGGACATCATGGAGCTCCCGCTGGGAACGGTGAAGACCTATCTGCATCGCGCCCGCTCCGAGCTCAAGAAACGTCTGTCTCATCTGGTTACGTGA
- a CDS encoding insulinase family protein: MSAGTRSALLAVVLLSSQSPTVHAQLPIGKRALDRLDYPAIEFRPPVPDEYDVDGVSVLMLEDHALPLVSVYARFRGGYGLFGREYYAAGTALPSQIRYGGTRALSPDSVDKALEYYAIQTSFGSAGEAISSTMNTLVEHLPAAMELWGTMLAEPAFDSTQVEIWRARQLESVRRRGDNPGRLAFSEFNRLLYGDHPIGWEMEAADLSPQLLSSQRLGELHRRVVCRDNLVLGLTGDTSWRDFRPLLEAFVSGIPACEGTLPPSPIPDIREEPGVYLIEKELEQSVIVMAHATDVHLADDPSYYSATIGNSILGGGGFSSRILSRVRTEEGFAYSASSLWTMPRRYDGLLGAITRTSPENTIPAIELILETMEGLRTAPPEAGEVQTAIERIVNGFVFNFETPGRIVSRTMFYLAQDLPQDWLERYLNGVQRVTADDVHDAFARHLRPAEMMILIVGDPDRIGREAIAALGPVTVLDVG; encoded by the coding sequence ATGAGCGCCGGGACGCGCTCCGCTCTGCTCGCGGTGGTGCTCCTCTCGTCCCAGTCGCCGACCGTCCACGCTCAACTCCCCATCGGTAAACGAGCCCTCGATCGTCTGGACTACCCAGCGATCGAGTTTCGTCCCCCGGTTCCCGACGAGTACGACGTCGACGGCGTTTCCGTGCTCATGCTCGAAGACCACGCTCTGCCCCTCGTCTCGGTCTACGCGCGCTTCCGGGGAGGCTATGGCCTGTTCGGACGCGAGTACTACGCGGCGGGGACCGCCCTGCCGTCACAGATCCGGTACGGTGGGACGCGGGCGCTATCGCCCGACTCGGTCGACAAGGCACTCGAGTACTACGCGATCCAGACATCGTTCGGCAGTGCCGGCGAGGCCATCTCGTCCACGATGAACACTCTGGTCGAACATCTGCCCGCGGCGATGGAGCTGTGGGGGACGATGCTGGCCGAGCCCGCGTTCGACTCCACTCAGGTCGAGATCTGGAGGGCGAGGCAACTCGAGAGCGTGCGGCGCCGTGGGGACAACCCCGGCCGGCTGGCATTCTCGGAGTTCAATCGGCTCCTGTACGGTGACCACCCGATCGGGTGGGAGATGGAGGCCGCCGATCTCTCTCCCCAACTTCTCTCCTCGCAGAGGCTCGGCGAGTTGCACCGACGGGTCGTGTGCCGTGACAACCTCGTGCTGGGGCTCACCGGAGACACCAGCTGGCGCGACTTTCGCCCTCTGCTCGAGGCGTTCGTCAGCGGCATTCCTGCCTGTGAGGGCACGCTTCCGCCGTCCCCAATCCCGGACATACGGGAAGAACCGGGCGTCTACCTGATCGAGAAGGAGCTCGAGCAAAGCGTGATCGTCATGGCGCACGCCACAGACGTGCACCTCGCAGACGACCCGTCCTACTACTCGGCGACGATCGGCAATTCGATTCTGGGTGGAGGCGGCTTCTCCAGCCGCATCCTGTCGCGCGTGCGCACCGAAGAGGGCTTTGCCTACTCGGCCTCCTCCCTCTGGACGATGCCGAGGCGGTACGATGGGCTGCTCGGGGCGATCACGCGCACGAGCCCCGAGAACACGATCCCCGCGATCGAGTTGATCCTCGAGACGATGGAAGGACTGCGCACGGCGCCACCGGAAGCCGGGGAGGTTCAGACCGCGATCGAGCGGATCGTGAACGGCTTCGTGTTCAACTTCGAGACCCCAGGACGCATCGTGTCCCGCACGATGTTCTACCTGGCTCAGGACCTCCCGCAGGATTGGCTAGAGCGGTACCTGAATGGCGTTCAGCGCGTGACTGCCGACGACGTTCACGACGCCTTCGCGAGGCACCTCCGGCCCGCCGAGATGATGATCCTCATCGTCGGTGACCCAGACCGAATCGGCCGAGAGGCGATCGCGGCACTCGGTCCCGTTACGGTACTCGACGTCGGCTAG
- a CDS encoding ubiquinone/menaquinone biosynthesis methyltransferase codes for MPSVPSAAPKRGPERHRQVQTLFSEIAPRYDLLNHVLSLNIDRSWRSKALDRLGWEDSPDGVYLDACSGTFDLALELARRTGFQGRVAASDFAQPMLVQGATKIQREAIDAVCGDSLRLPFPDDTFEGATVGFGVRNLSDLSAGLTDLRRVLKPGRRLVVLEFTVPPNPLMRAGYLFYFRRILPVVGRIVSGHPWAYTYLPESVKDFPGPKELGTLFETVGFTDVGWTLLTGGIAALHWGSA; via the coding sequence ATGCCATCCGTCCCGTCCGCCGCGCCCAAGCGAGGCCCTGAGCGACACAGGCAGGTCCAGACGCTCTTCTCCGAGATCGCGCCGCGGTACGACCTGTTGAACCACGTCCTGAGTCTCAATATCGACCGGTCCTGGCGGAGCAAGGCGCTGGACCGGCTCGGTTGGGAGGATTCGCCGGACGGGGTCTACCTCGACGCATGTTCGGGCACGTTCGATCTCGCTCTCGAGCTCGCCCGTCGGACCGGATTCCAAGGCCGCGTCGCCGCGTCGGACTTCGCGCAGCCGATGCTGGTCCAGGGCGCTACGAAGATCCAGCGCGAAGCGATCGACGCCGTGTGCGGCGACTCGCTCCGACTCCCGTTTCCGGACGACACTTTCGAGGGTGCCACAGTCGGCTTCGGCGTCCGCAACCTCTCCGACCTTAGCGCGGGCCTCACGGATCTGCGTCGAGTGCTGAAGCCGGGCCGGCGGCTCGTGGTTCTCGAGTTCACGGTGCCTCCCAACCCGCTCATGCGCGCCGGCTACCTGTTCTACTTCCGCCGGATCCTTCCCGTCGTGGGGCGGATCGTCTCGGGCCACCCCTGGGCGTATACCTACCTGCCCGAGTCTGTAAAGGATTTCCCAGGACCGAAGGAATTGGGGACACTCTTCGAGACGGTCGGTTTCACCGATGTGGGTTGGACGCTGCTGACGGGCGGCATCGCGGCGCTACACTGGGGCTCGGCCTAG
- a CDS encoding zf-HC2 domain-containing protein has product MTGMSNEHLSAEILQAFLEGDLPGGEDASVEEHLGSCARCSSELEVWRSLFSELSSLPSVRPHEGFQDRVMADVRIPGPLPLAARIRNRIAVLVPGRADGHISADRLQGMLEGLVPARQVARMETHLSSCGQCAKQADAWRSVFATLDRLPRLEPGDQFASRVMAGLRMPAAIAASVPVPAWQKAVAWAGKLVPQTRNAWAAISGVAVAPAVTAGLVFSALVSHPTLTPGSLASYAWWQFSDAASAGWATLSAFAAEIAQASGALSLLDGLAAAPLVVAAGVLLYAAACAFALRVLYKHVLATHPLDGRYAQASVS; this is encoded by the coding sequence ATGACTGGTATGTCCAACGAGCATTTGAGCGCCGAAATTCTGCAGGCGTTCCTCGAGGGCGACCTCCCCGGGGGGGAGGACGCCTCGGTCGAGGAGCACCTCGGATCGTGCGCGCGTTGCTCGTCGGAACTCGAAGTCTGGCGCTCTCTGTTCTCCGAGCTGAGTAGCCTTCCTTCAGTGCGCCCGCATGAGGGCTTCCAGGATCGGGTCATGGCGGACGTTCGGATTCCGGGACCGCTACCGCTCGCCGCGCGCATCCGGAACCGGATCGCTGTACTCGTCCCGGGTCGGGCCGATGGCCACATTTCGGCCGACCGACTGCAGGGGATGCTCGAGGGCCTCGTGCCGGCCAGGCAGGTCGCGCGGATGGAGACCCACTTGAGTTCGTGCGGGCAGTGCGCGAAGCAGGCCGATGCCTGGCGCTCGGTATTCGCGACGCTCGATCGCCTGCCGCGCCTCGAGCCCGGTGACCAGTTCGCCAGTCGGGTCATGGCCGGCCTGCGTATGCCCGCGGCTATTGCGGCATCGGTACCTGTGCCGGCGTGGCAGAAGGCGGTCGCGTGGGCCGGGAAGCTCGTACCCCAGACGAGAAATGCTTGGGCGGCGATCTCGGGAGTCGCGGTCGCGCCTGCCGTCACCGCCGGGCTGGTCTTCTCCGCTTTGGTCTCGCACCCGACTCTCACGCCGGGCTCGCTCGCCTCGTACGCGTGGTGGCAGTTCAGCGATGCCGCCTCGGCTGGATGGGCCACGCTCTCCGCGTTCGCTGCGGAGATTGCCCAAGCGTCGGGAGCTCTCTCGCTTTTGGATGGACTCGCCGCGGCACCGCTGGTGGTGGCCGCAGGCGTTCTCCTATACGCAGCCGCGTGTGCGTTCGCGCTACGCGTGCTCTACAAACACGTTCTTGCTACGCATCCCTTGGATGGACGATATGCTCAAGCTTCTGTTTCGTAG
- the mutM gene encoding bifunctional DNA-formamidopyrimidine glycosylase/DNA-(apurinic or apyrimidinic site) lyase — translation MPELPEAETIVRGLRTAVLGEHIRRVEVMHDDILRQPKTEFVRGVRGRRIDGIGRRGKNVLIRLEGDRVIAVNLGMTGRLLPFPAPPRGESRPSHPAVRFRFESGALLVFDDTRRFGTVEAFTGDEWRTRSARLGPEPLDARYRARNLFAALQRSRAPARSWLLDQKKIAGVGNIYANEALYLAGVHPQREARHVSWREAVGLHRAIRRVLRDAIRAGGTTIRDYRNAEGGRGEYARRLCVYGRDGEPCLKCRSQIRRIVFANRSAFYCPTCQPRPTP, via the coding sequence GTGCCTGAGCTTCCCGAGGCCGAGACGATCGTTCGCGGCTTGCGAACAGCGGTTCTCGGAGAACACATCCGTCGCGTGGAAGTGATGCACGACGACATTCTCAGGCAGCCGAAGACAGAGTTCGTTCGAGGCGTGAGGGGACGCCGCATCGACGGCATCGGCAGACGTGGCAAGAACGTCTTGATCCGACTCGAAGGCGACCGCGTCATAGCCGTGAATCTCGGCATGACCGGCCGTCTGCTCCCCTTCCCGGCCCCCCCCAGAGGTGAGAGTCGACCCAGCCATCCCGCGGTGAGGTTCCGATTCGAGAGCGGAGCGCTCCTGGTTTTCGACGACACGCGTCGCTTCGGCACCGTCGAGGCGTTCACGGGCGACGAGTGGCGGACCCGCTCTGCGCGCCTCGGTCCTGAGCCGCTCGATGCGCGTTACCGGGCACGAAACCTCTTCGCGGCACTGCAGCGCTCGCGCGCGCCGGCTCGTTCCTGGCTGCTCGATCAGAAGAAAATTGCGGGCGTGGGGAACATCTATGCGAACGAGGCGCTCTACCTCGCTGGTGTGCATCCTCAGCGCGAGGCCCGGCACGTAAGCTGGCGAGAAGCCGTGGGACTCCATCGCGCGATCCGCCGCGTGCTGCGGGACGCGATTCGAGCGGGGGGAACGACGATTCGTGACTACCGGAATGCAGAAGGAGGGCGAGGCGAATACGCCCGTCGTCTCTGCGTGTATGGCCGGGACGGCGAACCATGCTTGAAGTGTCGGTCCCAGATCCGCCGAATCGTCTTCGCCAACCGCTCGGCGTTCTACTGCCCGACGTGCCAACCGAGACCGACACCGTGA